The genomic interval AACTTGGTGCTATAAAtcttactatatttttctataaacttggttaaactttcaaaaagtttgactttaaaaaagtcaaaacgacttacaAGAGTGTGATGATAGTTTGATACATTTGCTTATTGGGAGCATCCTATGTTACTTTCATCCTGATCTGTACCGCTCATTCTAACTTGTAGAAATGATCGTTTGTCTTGATCCAAGAACTACATCCGGCTTCCTTTTTTTAGAGGACATCCAGCTTCCTTTTTTGGGACACTGTTCACACCTCACAATTACCTGCAGGATAACCTTCACTCCAACTGTGCAGCACTGTAGCATGGCTACAGTGATTGGTCTGTGCCTTCGGCTTAAATTGATGCAGAACTTTCCTCCACATTTCAAGGTGCGTACTGTGTCCAACTAATGAAGGTATTTTACAGTTCACAATTTCATATTATGTCTTTGTGCAATATGCATACCATCAGATGTGAGTTATGTAATCATGCTTGTTTTGGGAAATCACTTTACTCCAGTTGATTTGTGCTATTAAATATGGGATAGATGGAGTCAAATCCTGCAACATATTGTGCATGCTCTTAACTCTAAGAAGCTCCTCTATCGATGCGCATTAAGATATTGTACCAAACCTAATGGGGAACAGTGAAAAACTTGTGAGAAATCTGTATGTGCCTCAAGGAACTATAAGTCATCCTTTTGGGGCtcaaaatttcaacaaaattgTCATTTTTACACAGAAATATTTGATACGCAGGTCTGGCGACCTTATTTTGATCTGAACTGGAATATTTATTCAACAGAGACATTTCTCCAGAATTTGTTTACTGGTATTCAGTAACATAGATATGACGCTAGTTATGCTTAAACTGACCTTCAAGATGTTCCATATGGCAAAATAGAAATCAAATAAATAAGAGTAAAAATTGCAAAGCAAGATAACTGCTAAATAACATTCTGAAGGTAGGAAAGTCCGGAAAATAACACTCATAGAGGCCATTCCATAAAAAATTTCTCAAGAAATAGAAGGCCCCTCTTCCCCAACTCTCGTTAGGCCAGTGTGTCGTCAATACTCAATAGTGCTCTGAGGAAAGTACAGCGTCGAGTCAGCAGCCATAAGGCCAACCACAATCTTTTTTGTTGTCCTCTGAAACAACACTTCTTACCTATTGAATTGGTTGGCATAGCTTTCCCTTATTTGTCAGAACCTCATCTGACCTGGCGAAGAACGTGGTGTAAGTGTAACAACACTCTGGCATCTGGCCATATCTACAAAATGCTGGAAGCCTCCACCTTATAATATTCAAACTGTATTAACAGGGTCTATTTCATAATTTCATCATTgccaaataaaaagagaaacaTTTCCTCCTGTTCGTAGTTATCCTTAATTTATATTGACTTTAACTAtcaagcattttttttaccatgatcCCTCAAATTTTGTTTATTAATATGCAGATTGACATTAAAGTTGCTCCAGGATCTCTTGCTAATGAAGAATCAGGTATGCATGTCAATCTAGTACAGGAATGTAACTCTTCACGGGCTTCATTACAACATTCATGTAATTATTGGTTTCCTCCATGAGATCCAGTCATGTCATCAGAACATTATAGCCATGATATTTTCACGTCatcaattttaaaactttttgttGTCTTTACATGGTGTGTTGAAATATTCAAACAAATAAGGGAAGTAGGGAACCTCAAAAGATTCACAACTTATGTTGGACTGGGATCTGGTGACTTCCATTTGTCAAACGGGGATGCCTCTCCTTCAAAATAGTCCTgtatttttgtgcttttgttcCATTGTCTCTCCTAAAGTTTATCTTTATTTTATTAAACTTCCCACGCCATTTATGTTACCTTAAAATTTCAGATTAAAACAATCGTGCAGATTTGTGGAGTTTATAAGGTTTGCTTGATGTATTCTTAGTTATGTGTGCCACATAGGCTCCTATGAGATATATTGgtaaatattttcaacatatatCACATAATGGTTGTTGCACGAGACCTACCTTATGGAACCAAGCAGTAATTCTATCAGGAGAATGATAATTTGACACACATTTTCTggtatttggtatttttaacaATGTGATTGTTACAATTGGCAGTAAACAAGCAACTGAATGACAAGGAGAGGGTAGCAGCCGCCTTGGAGAACCCCAACCTACGCCAGTTGGTTGATGAGTGTCTTTGTTCCAACGATTCACACTCATATTAACACGTCCTTGCGCCTGCCTGCTGTATAGTAATAATCATGTATGTTGCATGTGCCCTGTGTTATAGCTGGTTATGTATAATCGCGGTTACTATGTGCCATTATTTTTGCCTTCAGAGTTGTATGCAACCGAGAATATACCTTATGCACCAGTCCTTCAGACACATAGTATGGCTATGGCTATGCATATGCTGCTTGAGTGCTTGATGTACCATTCGTAtataaagagagagaaaaaggagaatTATGATGTACCATAATTTAGTGTTTACTGAATCTGTCGATTGTTTTTCGCGCTGGAATTTTAAAATCAGAACTGTTCTTGTTTTGGAATGAGCAAATATATTTTCATTGCGGTATCTGGTGTGTCATGTTTCAGGGGCATCATCCGTTGTTATCACGATTTGAAGTTGTTGATTGATTCATTCCTTGGAACTAGGAAGAGGAGGCGTGTGGTGCTCTATCTATAGCAATTTCAAATGAAGCATAATTGTTGTCTGAATCTTACGTGTGCGACCTATATGCATCATGCGTCTTTATCCTTTACAATGGGTTAATCCACATCTTTCTTCAGTTATGAATTGTCTGTATCCTCCTTTAGTATGCGTCTTTTACGACCTGAATAGAATGCCAGTTCTGGAAATGAAAATCTGGCCAAcggcaatgaaaaaaaaaaaacaaaaagaagcaTTCGTATGATTATAATACGCGAACATTATCTGATTTTTGTGACAGCTATTTGAGGATATAAACAAATGAATTAATTCTTAGAGTTGAAAAGCTGTTATAGAAAAGCATTCCAAGaaaattcaatataattttatttcacaCAAGAACAAGGCCATAAGATTAGAATTAGAGGATGCGAATTTTACAAGATGGCATGATCCAATTCCAACTGGCTGGTACGGCATACCTAACATAGTTTGACTGGACTAAAAAGTGGTGACATAAGCTTGTTCATGCGTAGACATACTCTCATCCACAAAATCGAGTTGTTTGCTACAAAAATGCTTAGCCATTTTGACCGTTTTTCTCCCCACCTATTTATCAATCTGATGGGGGTAATGACAACGACTCATCGAACAATCAGTAGACAGGCCAGATGTCAGATTGATACGTTAGATTTGCAACCTTACCAATGTGAGGTTCAGAGTGTCTCGGATTAATTCTTGCCTCGATCAAATTATTTTTGTGGAGGATATTTTCAAGGACTCTGATAAACATCTACCTCTTCTTTAGCTACGTACGGAGTACATCCTTATTGGTGTAGGGATCGGGTTTTAAtccattattgaaaaaaaaggaaaatatctaCCTCATCTGATTTCTCGGGTAGAAGGCGTATAGAGATATCTTGAAGTTCTTGAAGCGGATAAGGGATAGCGTATGTAAGACCAATCAAATAGCAAGAAAATGATTTTGAAAACAAAAGGTTATGAAGAAAATCTCAGGAAGATTTGAGAGCTCAAGTTTTCTTCCTTGTGTCACatcacatttattttttttatggaggatAACTTTGTCAAATACAACATATATCACAACTCATGGACATATCCATGTCATCTGAAACAACGAGTCTAGTTGTATTGTTTGGTTCTCATCCCGGcagaaaaacataaaattttatGATGAACATagtaaaatatcatataaaaattaaaatgattaattatggttatGATAAAAAACCTAACCACTTATGCATCTATACACcaactccaaacttcaacttcctATTTTTTGCTATCATGCTtcctaaactgttaaacggtatttttaaaaaaaatatatatcaaagttattttaaaattaaataaatcaatttttcaagtttagaaTAATTAGTACTCTATCTGTTCCAGAATATAAGGAGTTTTAGGGCAAGTTTGGTTTGAGGCCAAAACGgaccttaccaatatttggccaAAGGTACAATTTAGCATGGCCAATATTTGACAAGACCGAATTGTGTTTGGTTAAGGGCCAAAACTAACCTTGCCAATTTTTGGCTAAACCAGGTTTGGTTTGGTGCCAACTTTTGTGTGCGGCGTGGAATACATATAGTCGATGTGCCACCGCCAAAGCCTGCGTAGGAGTTCAAATTTCAAGCCCGCACTTCGGCTCCCATCAATGACGTTACCGATTCTTTCTCTTCAGGCCGGCCGATATTTGGATCCAAACCAAATTTGTGTTCCTACTGTTTATGTGTCCCATAAATTGGTAAGCCAAATATAGGCCATGAACCAAACTGGCccttagagttggacacggttattaagaaagtaggtaaaattaaatagtggaatattgtgattggttgagaagtgaagCTAGCTGGGAAAATTGAATGacggagagttgtgattggttgagaagagaatgttggtggaggagttgttatattttaggacaaatttaaaaggctaaaagttattatatttttgaaacagagagagtatctaattaatcatatgctaatgagttTTCTTGTTTCGTGTGCACTCTAAATATTCTTCTCTCttaatgaaacaaacaaagcctTAAAATCAATAAACACCTACGCGCATGTAtccatgatgaaaaaaaaatcaagcgtACAGGAATAAACTTAAGTATTTATTTGTTAGtcctttcaaagaaaaaaaaactttatttgtTAGGCTGAATATGCCTACCTTTTAACCCATACAAAAATCTTCTCTTCTTGCTACTCCCTATAttttacaatgtaaatcattctagcattttccacattcatattgatgttatagattcattaacatcaatatgaacgtgGGGAAATgagaatgctagaatgacttacatagtgaaacgaaggaagtatatcAAAagcttttttaatctatatagggtttaaaacaattttttaaCACATAAATAAATCCTATAAAGTTAATATGAGATTTAGACTacgcaaggaaaaaaaaacacgcggTAGTTTGTTCGTTTACCGAATCGGCGACGGGAGATATGACAGCCGCCCTCGCGGTTGATACCGACCGAAGACAAAGCCAACGCGACTCGTCAATTCATCACCCCCCTCCAACCTCCACCACACCACCACCCCCATTTCGTCGACAAGAAAGAGGAGAAagacaaaaccaaaaaaaaaaaaagcaaaaacaaaACGAACTGCTCCCGGAAATTCTCTCCCGAACccgatttttttattattcccCCCCGATATCCTGatccggccgccaccgccgcctccgccccctcgccgccgccggagccccgCCTCGAAGCGGAGGAGCCATCCCGCGCTCGTCGGAGGCAccggtgtgtgtgtgtgtgacggcgacggcctcctccCCGCACGCGCACGTCGGCGAGAAGGTCTGGTGGGGCGACGCGCGCGGCCTCCGTGTCTCTCGGCTTGGATTGGAATCGAATTGAAGGTATTTTAGCCTTCCTCGTCCGCTTCCAATTCATCAACCGGCGTGGATTGGGGATCCATCCGGACTTGATTGATTTTCTTCAGGATTAATACGGCGTCAGTTTGTTTTACAAAATTTGGGAGAATTTAGGGGGGGGTTCATTAGGTCGGGCTGATTAATTGAACTGATTCTTCTTTTGCAGATGCTGGAACTGGAGCTGTTCTATAGGCTATAGAAAGAGAAATTTATTCATGTAGTGTAATACATATGTTTGGATCCGTGTCGGCGTGATAAGGAATCGTGTCGAATTGGTACCAGAAGGTTGAAAAGATGGCTGATGAGGTGGCTTTTGAGACTGCCAGGAAGATCATCATGCACCCGCTTTATACGCCGAGGTCTTCGCCGTGGCTTGACTTGAAGGTGTTCTATGTAAGGGTGAGCAATTGCGAGGTGGATGAGTCTGCGCCGGACCGTCTCACGCTCAACCACATCCCGCTGTCTCCCGATACGGTTATCGAGGTGAATGGTCAGCGGAGTAGCATGCACACCGAGTTCATCTCTTCATCCCTCAGGAGGGACAGGGTTGACAAAATGACCGAGGAGGCTACATTCGTGAGCACAGATAGTATAAGGATGACAGGGAGTGTCAGGTTTCAGGTGTTCGATAAGAACGATCTGCTGCTCACAGGCGACCTAGAGTTGTGCAGTGCCAATGGAGTTGTCGGGGAATCGAAGAACAGCAGCAAGAGATGGAATATGAAGTGCCAACCAGCATCATCATGCAATGGTTTTCTCAAGGGGAAGCCGTCCACAGCTTCAGAGTCTGTACATCCTGTGATAGAGGTTTATCTTGCTGGCACTTTCTGTGGCACACCTATTATATTAACAAAGACTGTGCAGCATATATCACGGAGGAAATCCCAAATGAAACTAAAGCTTGATTCCATCCCTGAGAATGAGGCAACTGAACAACAAAAAGAAGAGTTAAATGAGGACTCTTTGCAGGTACCTGCTAAGCatgtttgaaagtttttatttCTGTCTACAATCTCAAACTCCCCATTTAGGGTTTTAGGTAGTCTATAGTCTCATATTTGGGAGGTGATGGATAGCTTTGAATTCAAGAGACTCCTTTTTCCCCTAAAAAGCAGTGAGGCAACTGTGCATAAGAAACAGTGAAATAGTTTGAGCATTTTTTTGCAGCATGTTAGTTTAGCTAAGAGCCAACTACAGAtaacatatgtttcaatatgAGGAGTATAAACAGACCCTTTTAAATTTTCCAATGCATATACGTGTTGTTATGCAAGTTTCTGTGAAAACAACACTATATCACCATAGCCATGTCATTTCCCATGTTCTCTTTTACAAGGATAACAGAGAGACTAGAATCAGTCTAGGAACAGTTGTTAATCCTTATATAAGCTCAATTATCAGTACTTGTACCATATTCATATACAGTGCAAGTTGCAAAATACATGGAGGGTGTGCACGCATCTCCATCACTTTTTTTCTCTTGGCTGATTGATGCAGATCTGGTTGCTATTTTACATGCACATGAGATAAAATGAACTGTAGAAACAGCAGAATATTAATGGTTTGAAATGCTATTTTTTGTTTTCACTCTGTCAAACTGATAAATgtatgttaattatatatgggAATCAGTTAGCTGTCGTCATGTCGTATGAGAGCACCCAATGCACAAAGTATCAATACATTGATCTGTTTGACTATTTAAAGTGGAATGtcatttttcactttttgaAAATGATACTGTTTAATTTAGATTCAGAGAATAATGATAACAGATATGAGTACATACTGTAAAGGTTGGTAGTAGTTGGATCATTTAGTAGTACTGTCAGCATAAATACTGCTGTAGTGGATAATGTGAAAAATGTGGCTCCAGGGAATATCTCAAGCAAGTTGCAAAGTATATATGGACAACATGGAGAAATTTTTTTGTTACATTCATGCATATAACGTTCAGCGTACTAATTCACCCTTAGTTCTAAGCCAACATATAAGGCATATCCTTCTAGTTAACTCTATGTATCCTAGATAATAAATGATGCCTAACTTGTCAACTTCCTTGGAAGGTAAGTAGGGTACCTTCACTCAATAGCCTATAGAGACACTAGTTTGACTTTCCCAGGTTAATGATTTAGGGTGACTGTTGACAGCATTGCTGCTATGAATATGTGTTGTAAAATAATACTCGTCTTCCAACTAAATTGTTAAGTGTACAGCAACTAGCAACACCACAGCCTTTAGCAAGAGAATGTAGGGAGAATGCAAGCTAGATTGCTATCAACAATTAATTGCTTAATTAGGTTGATGCCCACAGTTCTCGTTATGCTTATGTGTGGCCGTATTCCTGGCGATATTAGAAATTAAATCTTCATTTTGATTACATCCTCAACTCTAACTGGCTGTTTTTCTCTTACTTTGCCTATTCATTCATGTTAAGTATATTTTGTTTTAGCAGTGAATTTGGTAAACCCAGGGTCTATTGATAAAAGATAACCAGTAATTGCTAGTATAGCTTAAGTATCACCTCCTTCACTGTTAACGATGATAGGAACATGCTTTTCTCTGTCCATGCTTGAATGTTTTCATTGAGACATTTGTTGCTATTCCTATAAATATGATGCACCAGTCCAAATAACAGTGACATGTATAATGGGTAGCAATCAATAGATTTATGCTTCTGTTTTGCAATCTTGATTGCAAGTGATGCATTCTTTGATTCAGTTCTTATCTCGCAGATATTTGATAGTTTGTACCCTTTCCTTCCATATCGCTCATTTCAGGTATCAGAATCACAGAATCCCAAATCTGAGCAAGATGTGGATGTTGATTATAACAGCTTGTACTCGAGGCAGGACTTTATAGAGGGCGAGGACGGTGAGCTTTCATGGTTTAATGCTGGTGTCCGAGTTGGGGTTGGGATTGGCCTTGGTATTTGTGTGGGTGTTGGATTGGGTGTTGGCCTGCTGGTCCGGACGTACCAAAGCACCAGTAGGAACTTCAGGCGGCGATTGCCCTGATGGCCAGACCACCCCATGAATGTAGATGTGTCTTTATCTTGTTCTGTAGGGAACTAACTGTCCAACCATCTTTCCTGTTCATGCTTGTGGTAGATATAAGTGAGGCTTTTTGTTCTTCGATTCTGCAGTCACTCTGGAATCTGTTGCTCTCTTGTCTGCAATGCCAATCATTTTTGCTCCCCTGAGATGTAAATATTAGTCTGTATGGCAAATAAAGAGTCGAATCACTTGCTGCCACCTTGAGCCATCAAATGGTTCTTAAATGTGTGCTTGAAGGAAATTAAGTGACCGACAAGTGCAGAGGGTGATGTTGCACCTACAAATCGTTGCATGTTATGGCATCTTGTACATATATTACTTCGATTAGGTGACCAGTTATTTGTGTCAAATGGTTAGTTAtttgagctttttccagattttgGACCATGTACACCTGTGGATGTACTCGCTTTTAGGTTTGTGGGTTTGTCTTTAGGCAATGTGTCAGAATGTTTTTTAGTCCTTTTCTGTTTCAGATGCAATCTGGCAGACAATAGTCTCTACTGTATAC from Oryza glaberrima chromosome 3, OglaRS2, whole genome shotgun sequence carries:
- the LOC127769021 gene encoding protein AE7-like 1; the encoded protein is MTVGMINANPVVHERPERAAHPHPADAIDALDVFDTVRDIKDPEHPYSLEQLSVLSEESVSVDEKLGRIQITFTPTVQHCSMATVIGLCLRLKLMQNFPPHFKIDIKVAPGSLANEESVNKQLNDKERVAAALENPNLRQLVDECLCSNDSHSY
- the LOC127766672 gene encoding uncharacterized protein At1g01500-like, whose translation is MADEVAFETARKIIMHPLYTPRSSPWLDLKVFYVRVSNCEVDESAPDRLTLNHIPLSPDTVIEVNGQRSSMHTEFISSSLRRDRVDKMTEEATFVSTDSIRMTGSVRFQVFDKNDLLLTGDLELCSANGVVGESKNSSKRWNMKCQPASSCNGFLKGKPSTASESVHPVIEVYLAGTFCGTPIILTKTVQHISRRKSQMKLKLDSIPENEATEQQKEELNEDSLQVSESQNPKSEQDVDVDYNSLYSRQDFIEGEDGELSWFNAGVRVGVGIGLGICVGVGLGVGLLVRTYQSTSRNFRRRLP